A segment of the Verrucomicrobiota bacterium genome:
TATTAAAGCTGGAGATTTAGAGAAGGATTCGAGAGAATATCGTTTCTTTGAAAAAATCCTCTTTGAAATCATTTATCACACACTTCAAACTAATGCTGACTTGGAGCTAAAAGTGCATTGTGATATTGTTCAATACTTTATGCCTGAGAATGCAGTGAAGAAAAAGGAAAAAATAAAGCTTTCTGAAGTCATTAGAGTTTTTGCTAGTGGCTTATAGTAAATTTTATTTTAAACCCTAAGGGATCTTGGTTTATACCACCCCGTAAACTATCTTTGGTTGATGCCACTTGTTACGGATGTGGCGTAATAGCAATGATTGTGATTTCTTGCTTCTTCGGTCCATGTTTTAGGGGTCGCGTCTTGATTTTCAATCTTGGGGTCAGTCAACAAATGTTGACTCTTTTAAGCGTGCGGACTAGCTGACCTCGCCAGATTAGCCAACTCGGACATAGACTCGGCATCGAATACGACGGCAGCATGCCCGGCCTCAGCGACGGCGTGCTCAAATACGGCTACAACGAGAAAGGAAAGGTCACCGCCCCAGACTTCCAAGCCGACCCCAACTACAACACCCCCGGCAGCAACCTCACCGACTGGGACTACACCTACGACGAAATCGGCAACCGCAAAAGCTACTCAAGGAGGCCCGCAGGCGCGGGGCCCTCTTCCACAACAAACTACACATCAACAGCGCTCAACCTTTACAGCGAAATCGACTTCCCTAGTCCTCACCAGAACAGCGCCCCCACCTATGACGCCGATGGCAACCTGACACGCATGGAAGGCCCGCAGTTCACCCATTACACCGACGACACCCTCAACTTCCTCTGGAACGGAGAAAAGGCCGACCGATAAGGGAGGGCTTTGGACTAAGGCTTTTACAAAGTGTCCGTCCCTTTATTAGAAACCCTCGGGACCCCAAGGAGCCCTGGCTCAAGTCGAAGCGCTCTCCGACCCGTAGCAATCCCCCGGTTCGGGTCGTAAAAGGCGGCATGCCGGAGCTGGCTGAAGTCGACTACTACCGCCGCCAATGGAACCCCGGACTAGGCGCCCGCCTGACTCGGGTCCACTGCCACCCGGAAAAGCGCGTCTTTCGTGATCTTCCCCAAGCGGCCGAAACCCTCGCGCTCCTGGAGCGCCGCACCTTGAACGCCTCCCACCACCACGGGAAGCAAATGCTCTTCGGCTTCACCGGCGGATCGTGGTTACGGGTCCACCTCGGGATGACAGGCGAACTCTTGGTAGGCCCGAAAGGATACCTGCCGGAAAAGCACGATCACCTGGTGCTCTACCAAGCCAAGCGAGCGCTCGTCTTTCGCGACCCGCGACTTTTTGGCTCGCTTCGTTTTTTCCGATCGAAGGACGTCCCGGATTTCTGGCAGTCCCTCCCCCCGGGCGTCTTGGAGACACGTTTTGACCTCGCCCATCACGAAAGCCTGCTGGCGCGCTTCCCCCGTTCCCCTCTCAAAGGCGTGCTCCTAAAACAAGAGGCCTACCCGGGGGTGGGCAACTGGATGGCGGACGAAATCCTCTGGCAAAGCCGCCTCCACCCCGCCTTGGCAGCGGCCGAACTCTCGCCCGCTCAAAGGAACCGCCTCTTTCAAGCCTTGAAGCAGGTGGCCGAGACCGCCATGGAAATCATCGCCCCCACCTGGGGCGACCTCCCGGATGAAATGCTCTTCAATCATCGCTGGAAAGCGGGCGGCCACTGCCCGCGTTGTGGCAGCGAACTCCTCCGAGACACCATCGCCCAGCGAACCACCTGCTGGTGTCCCCGATGCCAGCAGCTCTGACTGATACCAAGCTGCCGGATAAACTGGTAGAACGGCCGCGTGAATTTCGGATCAGACCAAGGCACGACGAGGGCGTGGTGCGGGCGCCACAACCGAGGAGGAACGAAGGACTGATCCGAAAGGCACCGGCCCTCTCTCCTCTGCGCCTCAGCGCCTTTCCTAGTCTCCCTCTATACTACCGTTCTTCCAGTTTATCCGGTCGGTTGGTATAAGGTGGACCCCCAAAAACGAAGCAAGCTAGCGTCGGCGACGTGCCGCGATGAGTAGCCCAAAAAGGCTTAACAATGCCACGGAAGGCTCTGGAACGATCGTCAAAGTGAGGACGGGGGGTGATGGCGGATCGAGTTGACTGTTGGCTCCACTGTAGGTAGCTTGCACGCCAAGATCAGCAGGGGTGGCGATGACTCGCAAAAGATCGCCTGCTCCGATTTGGGAAAGAATGAAGGCCTCGACCGAAGAAGAGACAGTCAAGCTGAAGATGTCCGTATCTCCGGTGTTCGCTTCGGCGTAGGCTCCGGTCCCAAGGGAAAGGAGAGTGCCAAAACTGGTGCCCACTACGTCTCCGCCCAGGTTACCCGGGGGATTGTTTGTTTGATAACGCGCTGAATCAGAAAGATCGATCGCGCGGGTATCGCTCGCTAGAAAAAATTCCAAACCCCCGTCCGACGAGAAAAAGGCATTGCTTTGCGTCAGACTGAGACTGAGGCCGACCACCTGAGCGCCGCTCGGCAAGGAAATGCTGGTCGTCGGAAAATCCACCAAGGAATAGACAGTGAAGGCGTCGTCGTCTCCCTGGACGTTAAAAAATGCTTGGTCGACTGCGCCGGAGAAGGCGTCGATCTCATCTTCTTCCACTTGGGCAGAAAATGTTCCCGTAATGGTCGCAGCCTTAACCGGGACGAGCGCTAAAAGAACGCCCGTCAAGATGTTGAAGATCAGTTTCATAAGTTCCGTGACTGATTACTATAAAATGCCTTTCTTTTCAGGTCCATAGATCAGGTGAATGCGCTACGAGTTGCAAGAATCGAGCCATTTTAGCGCTTCGATAGCAAGCTTCTCCAAAAAGGGCTAGCTTCAATAAACGTCCCTGGCGTAGCGCTTCTCTTTTTTCAAGACACCGACATAGGCCTTGGCTTCCTCTTCGGTCTTCCCGCCATATTCGACGATGACTGCATGGAGCGCTTGATCCACATCCTTGGCCATGCGGCTGGCATCGCCGCAGACATAGAAGTAGCCGCCCTCCTCCAGCCATTGCCAAAGTTCCGCCCCCGCCTCGCGAATGCGGTCTTGGACGTAGATTTTCTCGGCTTGGTCGCGAGAAAAGGCCGTGTCGAGCCGGTGGAGATAGCCCTCTTTCTGGTATTTGGTCAGGTCCTCCTCATAGAGAAAGTCCGTCTCGGCGTGCGGATTGCCGAAGAAAAGCCAATTCTTGCCAGGAGCCCCTGTGGCGGCCCGCTCTTCCAAGAAGGCGCGGAAAGGCGCGATGCCCGTCCCAGGCCCCACCATGATCATGGGGGCCGAAGGATCCTCAGGGACACGAAAAGCCTTGTTCCGGTGGATGAAAACCGGTGCGGAAGCCCCCTCCGGACACTGGTCCGCCAGGAAACAAGACGCCACCCCTTTCCGGGACCGACCGTGGGCTTCGTAGCGAACCGAGGCCACGGTTAGATGCACCTCATCTGGGTGAGCTTTCAGGCTGCTCGCGATCGAGTAAAGCCTCGGTTGGAGCTTGCGCAGAAGGCTGACAAACTCATCGCCATTCTTGAAGTCGGCCGGATACTCCAAGACCAGATCGATCAGCTCCCGCCCCCAGCAAAAGTCATCAATCTCCTCCTTGGTCCCAGCTTGCACCAGAGAACGGAGGTAGGGCGACCCGGCTCGTTCCGACCACTTTTCGAGGAATTTTTTATTGAGTGTCCGAATGTCATACAAGCGGAGGAGCGCCTCCTTCAAAGGGACGAACTCTCCATTGTGCGCCTCCACCTCATCCTTGGTGTTGAAGGGCAGGT
Coding sequences within it:
- a CDS encoding DNA-formamidopyrimidine glycosylase family protein codes for the protein MPELAEVDYYRRQWNPGLGARLTRVHCHPEKRVFRDLPQAAETLALLERRTLNASHHHGKQMLFGFTGGSWLRVHLGMTGELLVGPKGYLPEKHDHLVLYQAKRALVFRDPRLFGSLRFFRSKDVPDFWQSLPPGVLETRFDLAHHESLLARFPRSPLKGVLLKQEAYPGVGNWMADEILWQSRLHPALAAAELSPAQRNRLFQALKQVAETAMEIIAPTWGDLPDEMLFNHRWKAGGHCPRCGSELLRDTIAQRTTCWCPRCQQL
- a CDS encoding assimilatory sulfite reductase (NADPH) flavoprotein subunit, encoding MSEISKLTLPAIPEDAPFNREQRDWLTRYLSGVIAQVNGALEGAKAPTAAGSTADAPLPVTVLWGSQTGNAEGLASKFAKVAPRHGIAPTVFDIGQYPRENLEKERHLVVITSTYGDGEPPDNSIEFYDWLHSEEAPKLANTKFSVMALGDTSYPDFCKTGTDYDKRFEELGGERFYNVVQADVDFDDDYDSWSSGVFTVLQELAPRGAAVVADPSVVEEPRVWDKKNPFSSNVLRNFDLNKAGAFKETRHVELSLAGSGLEYEVGDALGLFPQNCAETVEEILANLPFNTKDEVEAHNGEFVPLKEALLRLYDIRTLNKKFLEKWSERAGSPYLRSLVQAGTKEEIDDFCWGRELIDLVLEYPADFKNGDEFVSLLRKLQPRLYSIASSLKAHPDEVHLTVASVRYEAHGRSRKGVASCFLADQCPEGASAPVFIHRNKAFRVPEDPSAPMIMVGPGTGIAPFRAFLEERAATGAPGKNWLFFGNPHAETDFLYEEDLTKYQKEGYLHRLDTAFSRDQAEKIYVQDRIREAGAELWQWLEEGGYFYVCGDASRMAKDVDQALHAVIVEYGGKTEEEAKAYVGVLKKEKRYARDVY